A window from bacterium encodes these proteins:
- a CDS encoding cation:proton antiporter produces the protein MDAFRLLMDLASVLAAALFMGFVCYRLKQPVIIGYLIGGLLIGPYGLKLVSDLHTIETFAELGVILLMFALGVEFSFSELKPVKKLALYGGSAQILITIGVAALASRFLGLSLGAGILLGCMIALSSTLIVLKSLMERGELESAHGKALLGLLIVQDLSVVPIMVVMPNLDDPAKIMGWPMLFALAKAALFLGAVVYLGTKFFPLLMRRVALTRNKELFLLSAIFLCFGTAAVSHQMGLSLALGAFIAGIVVSESDHSHQILADVLPLRDLFATLFFVSIGMLIDPVFIATHLPTVAGFVTAIVIFKVAVGFAIARYFRYSGRTALAVGVGLAQIGEFSFVLAKMGQQQGLISANLFALVLSSALVTILLTPTLMQAVTPTYLALRRLPFFRERRGTTPQATIATGELTGLVDHVVICGFGRVGHNLGEVLIRHKIPVLIIDVDQNVIQDLRERDIPCMYGDSANIEVLKHARLPLAKALIVTLPDPTSCQLAVKNAKTLNPKLDVLARAHRTHDIPELYHLGADEVVQPEFEASIEVIRYTLAKLGYTSREITRYSHQIREQRYSQFQDDFDPAKVSDLVEALGEAEIAWVDIPEGSPLCDQSLRDINLRGQTGVGVLAVRRDGRMFPNPDADQVVQAGDSLLVMGMADQLSFLSTLLAPVR, from the coding sequence ATGGATGCTTTTCGACTGTTGATGGACCTGGCGTCGGTGCTGGCAGCGGCCCTCTTCATGGGCTTCGTCTGCTATCGCCTCAAGCAGCCCGTGATCATCGGCTACCTGATTGGCGGCCTTCTGATCGGGCCCTACGGCCTCAAGCTCGTCTCGGACCTCCACACCATCGAGACCTTCGCCGAGCTAGGCGTCATCCTGCTCATGTTCGCCCTGGGGGTCGAGTTCTCGTTCTCCGAGCTCAAGCCGGTCAAGAAGCTCGCCCTCTATGGCGGCAGCGCCCAGATCCTCATCACCATCGGCGTCGCGGCCCTGGCCTCACGCTTCCTCGGCCTCAGCCTCGGCGCGGGGATCCTGCTCGGCTGCATGATCGCCCTTTCGAGCACCCTCATCGTCCTCAAGTCCCTGATGGAGCGCGGTGAGCTGGAGTCGGCCCACGGCAAGGCGCTGCTCGGCTTGCTCATCGTGCAGGACCTCTCGGTGGTGCCCATCATGGTCGTCATGCCGAACCTGGACGACCCGGCGAAGATCATGGGGTGGCCCATGCTCTTCGCCCTCGCGAAGGCTGCCCTCTTCCTCGGCGCCGTCGTCTACCTGGGCACGAAGTTCTTCCCCCTGCTCATGCGCAGGGTCGCCCTCACCCGCAACAAAGAGCTCTTCCTGCTCTCGGCGATCTTCCTCTGCTTCGGCACCGCGGCCGTCTCGCACCAGATGGGGCTGTCGCTCGCGCTCGGGGCCTTCATCGCGGGGATCGTCGTCAGCGAATCGGACCACAGCCACCAGATCCTCGCCGACGTGCTGCCCCTGCGCGACCTGTTCGCGACCCTCTTCTTCGTCTCGATCGGGATGCTCATCGACCCGGTCTTCATCGCGACCCACCTGCCGACCGTCGCGGGCTTCGTCACGGCCATTGTGATCTTCAAGGTGGCGGTCGGCTTCGCCATCGCGCGCTACTTCCGGTACTCGGGGCGCACGGCCCTCGCCGTCGGCGTCGGCCTCGCCCAGATCGGCGAGTTTTCCTTCGTCCTCGCCAAGATGGGGCAGCAGCAGGGCCTCATCTCCGCCAACCTCTTCGCTCTGGTCCTCTCGAGCGCGCTCGTCACCATCCTCCTCACCCCGACCCTCATGCAGGCGGTGACGCCCACCTACCTGGCCTTGCGCCGGCTGCCCTTCTTCCGCGAGCGCCGCGGGACCACCCCTCAGGCGACCATCGCCACCGGCGAGCTGACGGGTCTGGTCGACCACGTGGTCATCTGCGGCTTCGGGCGCGTCGGGCACAACCTGGGCGAGGTGCTCATCCGCCACAAGATCCCGGTCCTCATCATCGACGTGGACCAGAACGTCATCCAGGACCTGCGCGAGCGCGACATCCCCTGCATGTACGGGGACTCGGCGAACATCGAGGTGCTCAAGCACGCCCGGCTGCCGCTCGCCAAGGCGCTCATCGTGACCCTGCCCGACCCCACCAGCTGCCAGCTCGCGGTCAAGAACGCCAAGACCCTCAACCCCAAGCTCGACGTCTTGGCCCGCGCCCATCGCACCCACGACATCCCCGAGCTGTACCACCTCGGCGCCGACGAGGTCGTGCAGCCCGAGTTCGAGGCGAGCATCGAGGTCATCCGCTACACCCTCGCCAAGCTGGGCTACACCAGCCGCGAGATCACCCGCTACAGCCACCAGATCCGCGAGCAGCGCTACAGCCAGTTCCAGGACGACTTCGACCCGGCCAAGGTGTCGGATCTGGTCGAGGCCCTGGGCGAGGCCGAGATCGCCTGGGTCGACATCCCGGAAGGCTCCCCCTTGTGCGACCAGAGCCTGCGCGACATCAACCTGCGGGGCCAGACCGGGGTCGGGGTGCTCGCCGTGCGCCGCGATGGCCGGATGTTCCCGAACCCGGACGCCGACCAGGTGGTACAGGCGGGCGACTCGCTCCTGGTGATGGGCATGGCCGACCAGTTGAGCTTCCTCTCGACCCTGCTCGCCCCGGTCCGGTGA
- a CDS encoding acetyl-CoA carboxylase biotin carboxylase subunit, protein MFSKILIANRGEIACRVIRACKALGIRTVAVYSEADANALHVKMADEAVLIGPAPVVQSYLKVDAVLEAAKQTGAEAIHPGYGLLSENAAFATACAEAGIAFIGPKPEVIAKMGVKTEARVIMQQAGVPVVPGSDGAVADVAEAQALANRFGYPVMLKAAGGGGGIGMQLCHNDEDLEKAFKLCAARAKAYFGNGDLYIEKYVVEPRHIEIQVLADHHGHVVHLNERECSIQRRHQKVVEEAPSPFIDPGLRAMMGEVAVKAAEAIGYTNAGTLEFLVDKDRNFYFLEMNTRLQVEHPVTELITEVDLVQWQIRIAAGEALTLQQEALAPRGHAIEARLYAEDPKTFMPSPGTLSTLEWPEGIRIDAWIEPGTVVSPHYDPMLAKLIAYGNDREEAIATLQAAVAKLKVEGIKTNAPMIEAVLANPRFQAGNFTTDFVATDLMASV, encoded by the coding sequence ATGTTCTCCAAGATCCTCATCGCCAACCGCGGCGAGATCGCCTGCCGCGTCATTCGCGCCTGCAAGGCCCTCGGCATCCGCACCGTCGCCGTTTACTCGGAGGCCGACGCCAACGCCCTCCACGTCAAGATGGCCGACGAGGCCGTCCTGATCGGGCCCGCGCCGGTCGTCCAGAGCTACCTCAAGGTCGACGCGGTCCTCGAAGCCGCCAAGCAGACTGGCGCCGAGGCCATCCACCCGGGCTACGGCCTGCTCTCCGAGAACGCCGCCTTCGCCACGGCCTGCGCCGAGGCGGGCATCGCCTTCATCGGCCCCAAGCCCGAGGTCATCGCCAAGATGGGCGTCAAGACCGAGGCCCGCGTCATCATGCAGCAGGCGGGCGTGCCCGTGGTGCCCGGCTCCGACGGGGCGGTGGCCGACGTGGCCGAGGCCCAGGCCCTCGCCAACCGCTTCGGCTACCCGGTGATGCTCAAGGCCGCGGGCGGCGGCGGCGGCATCGGCATGCAGCTCTGCCACAACGACGAAGACCTCGAGAAGGCCTTCAAGCTCTGCGCGGCCCGCGCCAAGGCCTACTTCGGCAACGGCGACCTCTACATCGAGAAGTACGTGGTCGAGCCCCGCCACATCGAGATCCAGGTGCTTGCCGACCACCACGGCCACGTGGTGCACCTCAACGAGCGTGAGTGCTCCATCCAGCGCCGCCACCAGAAGGTCGTCGAAGAGGCCCCCTCGCCCTTCATCGACCCGGGCCTGCGCGCCATGATGGGCGAGGTCGCGGTCAAGGCGGCCGAGGCCATCGGCTACACCAACGCCGGGACCCTCGAGTTCCTGGTGGACAAGGACCGCAACTTCTACTTCCTCGAGATGAACACCCGCCTCCAGGTCGAGCACCCGGTCACCGAGCTGATCACCGAGGTGGATCTGGTCCAGTGGCAGATCCGCATTGCTGCGGGCGAAGCCCTCACCCTCCAGCAAGAGGCGCTCGCCCCGCGCGGGCACGCCATCGAGGCACGCCTCTACGCCGAGGACCCCAAGACCTTCATGCCGAGCCCCGGCACCCTGAGCACGCTCGAGTGGCCCGAAGGGATCCGCATCGACGCGTGGATCGAGCCCGGCACCGTGGTGAGCCCTCACTACGACCCCATGCTCGCCAAGCTGATCGCCTACGGCAACGACCGCGAAGAGGCGATCGCAACCCTCCAGGCCGCCGTCGCCAAGCTCAAGGTCGAAGGCATCAAGACCAACGCCCCGATGATCGAGGCCGTGCTCGCGAACCCCCGGTTCCAGGCGGGCAACTTCACGACCGACTTCGTCGCGACCGACCTGATGGCCTCGGTCTAA
- a CDS encoding acetyl-CoA carboxylase biotin carboxyl carrier protein subunit (composes the biotin carboxyl carrier protein subunit of the acetyl-CoA carboxylase complex, the enzyme that catalyzes the carboxylation of acetyl-CoA to malonyl-CoA, which in turn controls the rate of fatty acid metabolism): protein MPNVTSTMAGTIIEILVAPGDAVQAGQDVATLESMKMQMYLQAETAGTVKEVKVGTGDFVNEGDVVLELA from the coding sequence ATGCCCAACGTCACCAGCACCATGGCCGGCACCATCATCGAGATCCTCGTCGCCCCCGGCGATGCGGTCCAGGCCGGCCAGGACGTGGCCACCCTTGAATCCATGAAGATGCAGATGTATCTTCAGGCGGAGACCGCCGGCACGGTCAAGGAAGTCAAGGTCGGCACCGGCGACTTCGTCAACGAAGGCGACGTCGTCCTCGAACTCGCGTAG
- a CDS encoding hydroxymethylglutaryl-CoA lyase, giving the protein MALPKRVTVVEVGPRDGLQNEKTPVSTADKVRFIDCLSATGLSHIEVTSFVNPAWIPPLADAVEVASLIQRRPGVTYTGLVPNLKGYQRAKEAGLDAIALFMSATETHSKKNINKSIDEALSVLSEVATAAREDGVAVRAYLSVVFGCPYEGKVDPAAVVRIVNALLEMGVYQISLGDTTGMANPVQVRALLERLSREVSLDRFALHFHDTRGTALANVMAGLEMGITTFDASAGGLGGCPYAPGASGNLATDDLVYVLHEMGIETGIDLDKLLDCSAMMQRVLGKELPSRYLKSRLAACAV; this is encoded by the coding sequence ATGGCGTTGCCCAAGCGCGTGACCGTGGTCGAGGTGGGTCCCAGGGACGGCCTTCAGAACGAGAAGACCCCCGTGTCCACCGCCGACAAGGTCCGCTTTATCGACTGCCTCTCGGCGACGGGCCTGAGCCACATCGAGGTGACGAGCTTCGTCAACCCGGCGTGGATCCCGCCTTTGGCCGACGCCGTCGAGGTCGCCTCTCTCATCCAGCGCAGGCCGGGCGTCACCTACACCGGCCTGGTGCCCAACCTCAAGGGCTATCAGCGGGCCAAGGAGGCCGGCTTGGACGCGATCGCGCTCTTCATGTCGGCCACCGAGACCCACAGCAAGAAGAACATCAACAAGAGTATCGACGAGGCCCTGAGCGTCCTCTCTGAAGTCGCAACAGCAGCCCGGGAAGATGGCGTGGCCGTCCGTGCCTACCTCTCGGTGGTCTTCGGCTGCCCCTACGAGGGCAAGGTGGACCCCGCGGCCGTCGTGCGGATCGTGAACGCCCTGCTCGAAATGGGCGTCTACCAGATTAGCCTCGGCGACACCACCGGCATGGCCAACCCCGTCCAGGTGCGCGCCCTGCTCGAACGCCTTTCGCGCGAGGTCTCGCTCGATCGCTTCGCCCTGCACTTCCACGACACCCGCGGCACAGCCCTCGCCAACGTCATGGCCGGCCTCGAGATGGGCATCACCACCTTCGACGCCTCGGCGGGCGGCCTCGGCGGATGCCCCTACGCCCCGGGCGCCTCGGGCAACCTCGCCACCGACGATCTGGTCTACGTCCTGCACGAGATGGGCATCGAGACCGGCATCGACCTGGACAAGCTGCTCGACTGCTCGGCCATGATGCAGCGGGTCCTCGGCAAGGAACTGCCCAGCCGCTACCTCAAGAGTCGCCTGGCCGCATGCGCGGTCTAG
- a CDS encoding enoyl-CoA hydratase yields MEQVLLTERHGPVTVLKLNRPDKMNALSFPTLLMLREAIEALRFDPEVRVVLITGEGDKAFSAGADLKERAGMTPVQVKEFIRTIRDTFTAIEDLGKPVIAVVNGLALGGGTELALACDIRLAADSALMGLTETSLGIIPGAGGTQRLPRLVGKGKAKELIFTARRVAASEAKEIGLVEQVYPAERLMDEAMAMALKIAENGPIALEQAKYAVNAGSETDLKTGMLFESRAYDVIIPTKDRLEGLAAFREKRKPVYVGE; encoded by the coding sequence ATGGAACAAGTCCTGCTCACCGAGCGCCACGGGCCGGTGACGGTCCTCAAGCTTAACCGTCCCGACAAGATGAACGCCCTCAGCTTCCCCACCCTCCTGATGCTCCGCGAGGCCATCGAGGCCCTGCGCTTCGATCCCGAGGTGCGCGTCGTGCTCATCACCGGGGAGGGGGACAAGGCCTTCTCGGCCGGTGCCGACCTCAAGGAACGCGCCGGCATGACGCCCGTCCAGGTCAAGGAGTTCATCCGAACCATCCGCGACACCTTCACCGCTATCGAGGATCTGGGCAAGCCGGTCATCGCGGTGGTGAACGGCCTCGCCCTCGGAGGCGGCACGGAGCTTGCGCTCGCCTGCGACATTCGCCTGGCGGCCGACTCGGCGCTCATGGGCCTCACCGAGACCAGCCTCGGCATCATCCCCGGGGCTGGCGGCACCCAGCGCCTGCCTCGCCTGGTGGGCAAGGGCAAGGCCAAGGAGCTCATCTTCACCGCCCGCCGCGTCGCTGCGAGCGAGGCCAAGGAGATCGGGCTGGTCGAGCAGGTGTATCCCGCCGAGCGCCTGATGGACGAGGCCATGGCCATGGCCCTCAAGATCGCCGAGAACGGCCCCATCGCCCTCGAGCAGGCCAAGTACGCCGTCAACGCGGGCAGCGAGACCGATCTCAAGACCGGCATGCTCTTCGAGAGCCGCGCCTACGACGTCATCATCCCCACCAAGGATCGCCTGGAGGGCCTCGCCGCCTTCCGCGAAAAGCGCAAGCCCGTCTACGTGGGCGAGTAA